In a genomic window of Rhinoraja longicauda isolate Sanriku21f chromosome 23, sRhiLon1.1, whole genome shotgun sequence:
- the LOC144605064 gene encoding ankyrin repeat and SOCS box protein 13-like isoform X1, translating to MAETMDMSSGSPGAAASTCGGTGVEVMQVQRGMGNTCFWADRTPVHEAVKGGQVLMLQQLIEQGACVNVVTVDSITPLHEASLRGQVQCAQLLLAAGAEIEARNIDGSTPLCDACAVGSIECVKLLLTHGANVNPLNFAASPLHEACMIGSAECMRLLIDKGANLEAYDCHFGTPLHIACARPHADCAKVLLNAGANVNGAKLHETALHLAAKAMDADLIKLLIDYGANVYATDNQGRSSLDHTHPGSPSAECLKYYQSTTMSLAHYCRLTLRKALGPQRLQSIHQLNIPPTLMGYLCYD from the exons ATGGCAGAGACCATGGACATGAGCAGCGGCTCACCTGGAGCTGCAGCATCTACCTGCGGCGGCACCGGTGTGGAGgtgatgcaggtgcagcggggCATGGGAAACACCT gTTTTTGGGCGGATCGTACACCCGTACATGAAGCAGTCAAAGGCGGCCAGGTGCTCATGCTGCAGCAACTAATTGAACAGGGAGCCTGTGTGAACGTGGTGACTGTGGACTCCATTACCCCGTTGCATGAAGCAAGCCTCCGGGGACAGGTGCAATGTGCACagttgctgcttgctgctggagCAGAG ATCGAAGCCAGGAACATAGATGGAAGTACTCCACTTTGTGATGCCTGTGCTGTTGGAAGCATAGAATGTGTTAAGTTGCTGTTGACCCATGGAGCCAATGTGAATCCACTCAACTTTGCAGCCTCGCCATTACATGAAGCCTGCATGATCG GCAGTGCAGAGTGCATGAGGCTGCTCATTGACAAGGGTGCCAACCTGGAGGCGTATGACTGCCACTTTGGGACCCCACTGCACATTGCGTGTGCCAGGCCACACGCTGACTGTGCAAAGGTCTTGCTGAACGCAG GGGCAAACGTGAACGGAGCGAAACTGCACGAAACAGCCCTTCACCTTGCAGCCAAGGCGATGGATGCCGACTTGATTAAACTGCTCATCGACTACGGAGCCAACGTTTACGCAACAGACAACCAAGGCCGGTCGTCTTTGGACCACACGCATCCCGGATCCCCTTCTGCAGAGTGCCTGAAATACTACCAGA GTACCACGATGAGCTTGGCGCACTACTGCAGACTGACCCTGAGGAAAGCCCTTGGTCCACAAAGATTACAATCCATCCACCAGTTAAACATCCCTCCAACACTCATGGGCTATCTCTGCTACGACTGA
- the LOC144605064 gene encoding ankyrin repeat and SOCS box protein 13-like isoform X2 has protein sequence MLQQLIEQGACVNVVTVDSITPLHEASLRGQVQCAQLLLAAGAEIEARNIDGSTPLCDACAVGSIECVKLLLTHGANVNPLNFAASPLHEACMIGSAECMRLLIDKGANLEAYDCHFGTPLHIACARPHADCAKVLLNAGANVNGAKLHETALHLAAKAMDADLIKLLIDYGANVYATDNQGRSSLDHTHPGSPSAECLKYYQSTTMSLAHYCRLTLRKALGPQRLQSIHQLNIPPTLMGYLCYD, from the exons ATGCTGCAGCAACTAATTGAACAGGGAGCCTGTGTGAACGTGGTGACTGTGGACTCCATTACCCCGTTGCATGAAGCAAGCCTCCGGGGACAGGTGCAATGTGCACagttgctgcttgctgctggagCAGAG ATCGAAGCCAGGAACATAGATGGAAGTACTCCACTTTGTGATGCCTGTGCTGTTGGAAGCATAGAATGTGTTAAGTTGCTGTTGACCCATGGAGCCAATGTGAATCCACTCAACTTTGCAGCCTCGCCATTACATGAAGCCTGCATGATCG GCAGTGCAGAGTGCATGAGGCTGCTCATTGACAAGGGTGCCAACCTGGAGGCGTATGACTGCCACTTTGGGACCCCACTGCACATTGCGTGTGCCAGGCCACACGCTGACTGTGCAAAGGTCTTGCTGAACGCAG GGGCAAACGTGAACGGAGCGAAACTGCACGAAACAGCCCTTCACCTTGCAGCCAAGGCGATGGATGCCGACTTGATTAAACTGCTCATCGACTACGGAGCCAACGTTTACGCAACAGACAACCAAGGCCGGTCGTCTTTGGACCACACGCATCCCGGATCCCCTTCTGCAGAGTGCCTGAAATACTACCAGA GTACCACGATGAGCTTGGCGCACTACTGCAGACTGACCCTGAGGAAAGCCCTTGGTCCACAAAGATTACAATCCATCCACCAGTTAAACATCCCTCCAACACTCATGGGCTATCTCTGCTACGACTGA